One stretch of Hymenobacter chitinivorans DSM 11115 DNA includes these proteins:
- the hemL gene encoding glutamate-1-semialdehyde 2,1-aminomutase produces MAHDSALTTDLNLSTSDALFTRAKDHIPGGVNSPVRAFRAVGGHPVFMQSAKGAWLTDVDGNRYMDFINSWGPMILGHAPDVVLEAVQQAIPASLSFGAPTRREVEMAELIKKMVPSIEKVRLVNSGTEACMSAIRVARGYTGRNKIIKFEGCYHGHGDAFLIAAGSGALTLGTPDSPGVTEGVAQDTITVAYNDLAATRAAIEANKDQVAALILEPVVGNMGLVAPAEGYLQGLRELCTEHGIVLIFDEVMTGFRLARGGAQELYGITPDMTTLGKIIGGGMPVGAYGGRQDIMDCVAPAGKVYQAGTLSGNPIATAAGIAQLTYLQDHPELYTELERITTRIADGTRQIAAELGLNYTVNQVGSMFSVFFTDKPVHNLEDAKHSDTEAFGRYFRAMLHRGIYLAPAQYEALFVSTAITDELVDQYLTACRESMREAHGL; encoded by the coding sequence ATGGCCCACGATTCAGCTTTGACCACCGACCTCAACCTCTCCACTTCCGACGCGCTGTTTACCCGCGCCAAAGACCACATTCCCGGCGGCGTCAACTCGCCGGTGCGGGCCTTCCGCGCCGTGGGCGGCCACCCCGTGTTCATGCAGTCGGCGAAGGGTGCCTGGCTGACCGACGTGGACGGCAACCGCTACATGGACTTCATCAACTCCTGGGGGCCTATGATTCTGGGTCACGCCCCCGACGTGGTGCTGGAAGCCGTGCAGCAGGCCATTCCTGCTTCGCTCTCGTTTGGGGCGCCCACCCGCCGCGAGGTCGAAATGGCCGAGCTGATCAAGAAAATGGTGCCCAGCATCGAGAAAGTGCGGCTGGTGAATTCGGGTACCGAGGCCTGCATGTCGGCCATCCGGGTGGCCCGCGGCTACACGGGGCGCAACAAGATCATCAAGTTCGAGGGCTGCTACCACGGCCACGGCGACGCCTTCCTGATTGCGGCCGGCAGCGGGGCCCTCACCCTGGGCACCCCCGACTCGCCCGGCGTGACCGAGGGCGTGGCCCAGGACACAATCACGGTGGCCTACAACGATTTGGCCGCCACCCGCGCCGCCATCGAAGCCAACAAAGACCAGGTAGCGGCCCTGATTCTGGAGCCCGTGGTGGGCAACATGGGCCTGGTAGCTCCCGCCGAAGGCTACCTGCAGGGCCTGCGCGAGCTGTGCACCGAGCACGGCATCGTGCTCATTTTCGACGAGGTCATGACCGGCTTCCGCCTGGCCCGCGGCGGCGCCCAGGAGCTCTACGGCATCACCCCCGACATGACCACGCTGGGCAAAATCATCGGCGGCGGCATGCCCGTGGGCGCCTACGGGGGCCGCCAGGACATCATGGACTGCGTGGCCCCGGCCGGCAAAGTCTACCAGGCCGGCACGCTCTCCGGCAACCCCATTGCCACCGCCGCCGGCATTGCCCAGCTCACCTACCTGCAGGACCACCCCGAGCTCTACACCGAGCTGGAGCGCATTACCACCCGCATTGCCGACGGCACCCGCCAGATTGCCGCCGAGCTGGGCCTCAACTACACCGTGAATCAGGTGGGCTCCATGTTCAGCGTGTTCTTTACCGACAAGCCGGTGCACAACCTGGAAGACGCCAAGCACTCCGACACCGAAGCCTTCGGCCGCTACTTCCGGGCCATGCTGCACCGCGGCATCTACCTGGCCCCCGCCCAGTACGAGGCCCTGTTCGTGTCCACGGCCATCACCGACGAGCTGGTAGACCAGTACCTGACCGCCTGCCGCGAGTCGATGCGCGAAGCCCACGGCCTGTAG
- a CDS encoding ABC transporter substrate-binding protein, with the protein MRHLVAFRLAATLLLSSFYCAALAQQPTPKPTAPRPTSTAPAAKKPVATPGKVPGATPAATPGKTPATTTAGPAKPGTATPAKTPASTTKPAAPTTPPAAPKPAPVAPPKPQVPLPANMGSADPKVRYQNGKTLIAQARYDLAMQELEPITPPAARFDRGPEAAYLYAVAATRAKKWAEAEQMLNLLRNEYPTWPTIAEAFFLQGQVSFELGEADNALKVLSQIPADKLPAEREAMKATYLPRVKDKVLFQTLLQNYPQDAAVGRAYADKLVTGGWYTEADKSTLDQLVTQLGLDRTRYTPRPKAQKKSSYNVAVLLPFEFDDPSWEKQRKNQFVTDLYAGMRLAQDSLQREGRPIQLYSYDTGADTLQLKQVLALPELASMDMIIGPIYKSGSKILARYAQQRQIICINPLSQDADLVQDNGWHYLFEPSTVTQAKQAAQFAITRFASRTAVVLYEDTKDEAAFGQAYKTAYEALGGKVLQLRRVNSDVEESLGAGFAGLDLKTVGHLVVASDHRKAGPYTLGVLQAQGARLPLLTYASWLDNSRISLGQLDSRDVFFVHPKYLDKLNPGVRRFRQLYIQRQNLPPSVFAFTGFELLYYFGSQLHQNGPGFQQNLASSGPISGAVFQGIGYPAGAHDNQYVPFTKLERLEVEVQNPVGFR; encoded by the coding sequence ATGAGGCATCTTGTTGCTTTTCGGCTGGCAGCCACGCTGCTGCTCTCTTCTTTCTACTGCGCCGCGCTGGCCCAACAGCCAACGCCCAAGCCCACCGCGCCGCGCCCAACCAGCACCGCCCCAGCCGCTAAAAAGCCGGTAGCCACCCCCGGCAAAGTCCCGGGTGCCACGCCGGCCGCCACGCCGGGCAAAACCCCGGCCACCACCACTGCTGGCCCGGCCAAGCCCGGTACCGCTACTCCGGCCAAAACCCCGGCTTCGACCACCAAACCGGCGGCCCCGACGACACCCCCCGCCGCGCCTAAGCCGGCGCCGGTAGCCCCGCCGAAGCCCCAGGTGCCGCTACCGGCCAACATGGGCTCCGCCGACCCCAAGGTGCGCTACCAAAACGGCAAAACCCTCATTGCCCAGGCCCGCTACGACCTGGCCATGCAGGAGCTGGAGCCCATTACGCCGCCCGCCGCCCGGTTCGACCGGGGCCCGGAAGCCGCTTACCTGTATGCCGTGGCCGCCACCCGGGCCAAGAAATGGGCCGAGGCCGAGCAGATGCTCAACCTGCTGCGCAACGAGTATCCTACCTGGCCCACTATTGCCGAAGCCTTTTTCCTGCAGGGCCAGGTTTCCTTCGAGCTCGGCGAGGCCGACAACGCCCTGAAAGTGCTCAGCCAGATTCCGGCCGATAAGCTCCCGGCTGAGCGCGAAGCCATGAAAGCCACCTACCTGCCCCGGGTCAAGGACAAGGTGCTGTTTCAGACCCTGCTGCAGAATTACCCCCAGGATGCCGCCGTGGGCCGGGCCTACGCCGATAAGCTCGTGACGGGCGGCTGGTACACCGAGGCCGACAAAAGCACGCTCGACCAGCTCGTGACCCAGCTCGGCCTCGACCGGACCCGCTACACGCCCCGGCCCAAGGCCCAGAAGAAAAGCTCCTACAACGTGGCCGTGCTCCTGCCCTTCGAGTTTGACGACCCGAGCTGGGAAAAGCAGCGCAAAAACCAGTTCGTCACCGACCTCTACGCCGGCATGCGCCTGGCCCAGGACTCGCTGCAGCGCGAGGGCCGCCCCATTCAGCTCTACTCCTACGACACCGGCGCCGACACGCTCCAGCTCAAGCAAGTACTGGCTTTGCCCGAACTGGCCTCAATGGATATGATTATTGGCCCGATTTACAAGTCGGGCAGCAAGATTCTGGCCCGCTACGCCCAGCAGCGGCAGATTATCTGCATCAACCCCCTCTCCCAGGACGCCGATTTGGTGCAGGACAACGGCTGGCACTACCTCTTCGAGCCCAGCACCGTGACCCAGGCCAAGCAGGCCGCCCAGTTTGCCATTACCCGCTTCGCCAGCCGCACGGCCGTGGTGCTCTACGAGGACACCAAGGACGAGGCCGCCTTTGGGCAGGCTTACAAAACGGCCTACGAAGCCCTCGGCGGCAAGGTCCTGCAATTGCGCCGCGTCAACTCCGACGTGGAAGAATCCCTGGGCGCGGGCTTCGCCGGCCTCGACCTCAAAACGGTGGGCCACCTCGTCGTGGCTTCCGACCACCGCAAGGCCGGGCCCTACACCCTGGGCGTCCTGCAGGCCCAGGGCGCCCGGCTGCCCTTGCTGACCTACGCTTCCTGGCTCGACAACTCCCGCATCAGCCTGGGCCAGCTCGACTCCCGGGACGTGTTTTTCGTGCACCCCAAGTACCTCGACAAGCTCAACCCCGGGGTGCGGCGCTTCCGCCAGCTCTACATCCAGCGCCAGAACCTGCCGCCCTCGGTGTTTGCCTTCACCGGCTTCGAGCTGCTCTACTACTTCGGCTCCCAGCTCCACCAGAACGGCCCGGGCTTCCAGCAGAACCTGGCTTCCTCGGGCCCCATTTCGGGCGCCGTGTTCCAGGGCATCGGCTACCCCGCCGGCGCCCACGACAACCAGTACGTGCCCTTTACCAAGCTCGAGCGCCTCGAAGTGGAAGTCCAGAACCCAGTTGGCTTCCGCTAG
- a CDS encoding DUF1361 domain-containing protein: protein MSTSAAAFSQPELRQRLNLLLVLGASLTLSVVLVVFRVFLTHQVYFVFLLWNLFLALVPFGLSTMLGLAAGPVRARVLLPVGAVWLLFFPNAPYILTDLFHLEPRAGVPYWYDLALILTCAWNGLMLAYASLLDMQNLVQRRLGAAASWVFVVVALLLSSFGIYLGRFLRFNSWDIVTNPLTLFYDILNRVLHPAAHPRTWGVTLLFGVFLLIGYSTVRLMGRLSTTPAE, encoded by the coding sequence ATGTCTACTTCCGCCGCTGCTTTTTCCCAACCCGAGCTCCGCCAGCGCCTCAACCTGCTGCTGGTGCTGGGTGCCTCACTCACGCTGAGCGTGGTGCTGGTCGTGTTCCGCGTGTTCCTGACCCACCAGGTATATTTCGTATTCCTGCTCTGGAACCTGTTTCTGGCCTTGGTGCCCTTCGGGCTGAGCACCATGCTGGGGCTGGCCGCCGGGCCGGTGCGGGCCCGGGTGCTGCTGCCGGTGGGGGCCGTGTGGCTGCTGTTTTTTCCCAACGCGCCCTACATCCTCACCGACTTATTCCACCTCGAACCCCGGGCCGGCGTGCCTTACTGGTACGACCTGGCCCTGATTCTGACCTGCGCCTGGAACGGGCTGATGCTGGCCTACGCCTCCCTGCTCGACATGCAAAACCTGGTGCAGCGCCGCCTGGGCGCGGCCGCCAGCTGGGTGTTCGTGGTGGTGGCGTTGCTGCTGAGCAGCTTCGGTATCTACCTGGGCCGGTTTCTGCGCTTCAACAGCTGGGACATTGTGACTAACCCGCTCACGCTCTTCTACGACATTCTGAACCGGGTGCTGCACCCGGCCGCCCACCCGCGCACCTGGGGCGTGACGCTGCTCTTCGGCGTCTTTCTACTCATCGGCTACAGCACCGTGCGCCTGATGGGCCGCCTGAGCACCACGCCGGCCGAATAG
- a CDS encoding type 1 glutamine amidotransferase: MRIHCYQHAAFETPGILLDWAARHGHPWTYTRLYEPDPQFPAPADYDWLLVLGGVMGVHEEAEYAWLRAEKAGIRAAIGAGKVVLGICLGAQLLAEALGATVYRNPDLEIGFWPLAPDPAATRQPLFSHFTQPLTVLHWHGDTFELPAGAGPLGSSAACARQGFGFDNRVVGLQFHPELTPDILAQMLHHDGHELLPGPWVQPAAELQRRSAELAAGNAFLLELVDKLAALNR, encoded by the coding sequence ATGCGAATTCACTGTTACCAGCACGCGGCTTTCGAAACGCCGGGCATCCTGCTCGACTGGGCGGCCCGCCACGGCCACCCCTGGACCTACACCCGCCTTTACGAGCCCGACCCACAGTTTCCCGCCCCGGCCGACTACGACTGGCTGCTGGTGCTGGGTGGGGTGATGGGCGTGCACGAGGAAGCCGAGTATGCGTGGCTACGGGCCGAAAAAGCGGGCATCCGGGCGGCTATTGGGGCGGGCAAGGTGGTGCTGGGCATCTGCCTGGGCGCCCAGCTGCTGGCCGAGGCCCTGGGCGCAACGGTGTACCGTAATCCGGACCTGGAAATCGGGTTCTGGCCCCTGGCCCCCGACCCGGCCGCTACACGGCAGCCCCTGTTCAGCCATTTCACCCAGCCCCTGACCGTGCTGCACTGGCACGGCGACACCTTCGAGCTGCCGGCGGGTGCGGGGCCCCTGGGTTCGTCGGCGGCCTGCGCCCGGCAAGGTTTCGGGTTCGACAACCGGGTGGTGGGCCTGCAGTTCCACCCCGAACTCACGCCCGACATACTGGCTCAGATGCTGCACCACGACGGCCACGAGCTGCTGCCCGGCCCTTGGGTGCAGCCGGCGGCCGAATTGCAGCGGCGCAGCGCGGAGCTGGCGGCCGGCAACGCCTTTCTCCTAGAGCTGGTGGATAAGCTGGCAGCCTTGAATCGGTAA
- a CDS encoding DUF4153 domain-containing protein — protein sequence MKLPSLQHLVTEADRVVRRFPLTLLCALVLCGAGIFTISLDYREEQKLDWLFPLFSTAGLGLTLTLSTALAAERYRWTTPGKRAALLGAVSLLGLWYATCPPQPDLVWGLRLFVLLVALHLLVAVVPYLPELRREADTPGFWRYNETLFLRILTAGLYSGVLYAGCALALVAIQNLFEVRLPHNIYGYLFTVLATVFNTWFFLAGVPQDFAALEQEAPYPKGLKVFTQFVLLPLVVLYLGILYAYLARILVQWELPKGWVSLLILAFSVAGIFALLLIHPIRDAAENTWIRTFSRWFYRALLPLLGLLVVAINTRIRAYGITEERYYVLVLAGWLALMLGYFLWRQGRGIIWIPASLAVVALLTLLGPWSASAVAERSQQHELLRLAAQYKLLQNGKLDSAGVRVPKLPLAARKRLTSIFEFFTDRQAVDQLQPFFTASLQLPDSVLKQSRHEQENWQTDRLFALSHLERASRFYYGDEDTNNSITIASFYSEQRTAQALGQGRYWLSALEHYPQNNNDTLGLYQLAEGSFRLRSTGGQRQLRLEKLQGNGQWQLLLTAPVGALADSLARQHAKNTENNVEGVPLPPSELSLTARGNQAVLHLYLNYLMRQTRQDSTAFEYRGQALLELTK from the coding sequence ATGAAACTGCCTTCCCTGCAACACCTGGTGACCGAAGCGGACCGGGTGGTGCGCCGTTTTCCGCTCACGTTGCTCTGCGCCCTGGTTTTGTGCGGGGCGGGTATCTTTACCATCAGCCTCGATTATCGGGAGGAGCAAAAACTCGACTGGCTATTCCCGCTTTTCTCCACGGCCGGGCTGGGCCTGACGCTGACGCTCAGCACGGCGCTGGCCGCCGAGCGTTACCGCTGGACCACGCCCGGCAAGCGGGCGGCCCTGCTGGGAGCGGTGAGCCTGCTGGGGCTGTGGTACGCCACCTGCCCGCCCCAGCCCGACCTGGTGTGGGGGCTGCGGCTGTTCGTGCTGCTGGTGGCCTTGCACCTGCTGGTAGCCGTGGTGCCCTACCTGCCTGAGCTGCGCCGCGAGGCCGATACGCCCGGCTTCTGGCGCTACAACGAAACCCTGTTTCTGCGTATTCTCACCGCCGGCCTCTACTCGGGCGTGCTGTACGCCGGTTGTGCCCTGGCGCTGGTGGCTATCCAGAACTTGTTTGAAGTCAGGCTTCCCCACAACATCTACGGCTACTTATTTACGGTGCTGGCCACGGTGTTCAACACCTGGTTTTTCCTGGCCGGCGTGCCCCAGGACTTTGCCGCCCTGGAACAGGAAGCACCGTATCCCAAGGGCCTGAAGGTTTTTACCCAGTTTGTGCTCCTGCCGCTGGTGGTGCTGTACCTGGGAATTCTCTACGCGTACCTGGCCCGGATTCTGGTGCAGTGGGAGTTGCCCAAAGGCTGGGTTTCGTTGCTGATTCTGGCCTTTTCAGTAGCCGGTATCTTTGCTTTGCTGCTCATTCACCCCATCCGCGACGCGGCCGAAAATACCTGGATCCGGACTTTCTCCCGCTGGTTTTACCGGGCGTTGCTGCCGCTGCTGGGCTTGTTGGTGGTGGCCATCAACACCCGAATCCGGGCCTACGGCATCACCGAGGAGCGGTACTACGTGCTGGTGCTGGCCGGGTGGCTGGCCCTCATGCTGGGGTATTTTCTCTGGCGACAGGGGCGGGGCATCATCTGGATTCCGGCGTCCCTGGCGGTAGTGGCTTTGCTTACCCTGCTGGGGCCCTGGAGCGCCTCGGCCGTGGCCGAACGCAGCCAGCAGCACGAACTGTTGCGCCTGGCCGCGCAGTACAAGCTGCTGCAGAACGGCAAGCTGGATTCGGCCGGAGTGCGGGTACCCAAGCTGCCGCTGGCGGCCCGGAAGCGGCTTACATCCATCTTCGAGTTTTTTACGGACCGGCAGGCCGTGGACCAGCTCCAGCCCTTTTTCACCGCTTCCCTGCAGCTGCCCGACTCCGTGCTCAAGCAGAGCCGTCACGAGCAGGAAAACTGGCAGACTGACCGCCTGTTTGCCCTCAGCCACCTTGAGCGGGCAAGCCGCTTTTACTACGGCGACGAGGACACGAATAACAGCATAACTATAGCCTCCTTTTATAGCGAGCAGCGCACGGCCCAGGCACTGGGCCAAGGGCGCTATTGGTTGAGCGCGCTGGAGCACTACCCCCAAAACAACAACGATACGCTCGGCCTATACCAGTTGGCGGAAGGCTCTTTTCGCCTTCGCAGCACGGGCGGGCAGCGGCAACTGCGGCTGGAAAAGCTCCAAGGCAATGGCCAGTGGCAGTTGCTGCTGACTGCGCCCGTCGGAGCCCTGGCCGATTCGCTGGCGCGGCAACATGCTAAGAATACGGAGAATAACGTCGAGGGTGTACCGCTTCCGCCCTCGGAATTATCCCTCACGGCCCGGGGAAACCAAGCGGTGCTGCATCTCTATCTGAATTACTTGATGCGTCAAACCAGGCAGGACAGCACTGCATTTGAATACCGGGGCCAGGCATTACTGGAGCTAACGAAGTAA
- the guaA gene encoding glutamine-hydrolyzing GMP synthase gives MPQQILILDFGSQYTQLIARRIRELNVYCEIHPFTHAPDLTEDIRGVVLSGSPCSVRDPEAPNPDLSRYLGKVPVLGVCYGAQLLANQNGGEVLPATIREYGRARLSHLDSTNPLMRELTGGSQVWMSHGDTIKSLPAGFEIIASTPEVDVAAYHVQGQPTYGIQFHPEVTHSTEGKLLMRNFVVDICGCDQSWTPEHFVDSMVLALQNTIGPDDKVILGLSGGVDSSVAALLLHRAIGPRLHGIFVNNGLLRKDEFESVLHSYKDLGLNVRGVDASAEFYAALAGISDPEGKRKAIGRTFVEIFDQEAQKVEGARWLAQGTIYPDVIESVSVKGPAVTIKSHHNVGGLPEKMNLKIVEPLRALFKDEVRQVGDALELPHNILHRHPFPGPGLGIRILGDVTPHKVDLLQRADAIFIDGLREFGLYEQVWQAGVMLLPIQSVGVMGDERTYEQVVALRAVTSVDGMTADWAHLPYDFLAHVSNKIINQVRGINRVVYDISSKPPATIEWE, from the coding sequence ATGCCTCAACAGATTTTAATTCTCGATTTCGGCTCCCAGTACACCCAGCTCATTGCCCGACGCATTCGGGAATTGAACGTTTACTGCGAGATTCATCCGTTTACCCACGCCCCGGACCTCACTGAGGATATCCGGGGCGTTGTGCTTTCAGGAAGCCCCTGCTCGGTGCGCGACCCGGAAGCGCCCAACCCCGATTTGAGCCGCTACCTGGGCAAGGTGCCGGTACTGGGCGTGTGCTACGGCGCCCAGCTGCTGGCCAACCAGAACGGCGGCGAGGTGCTGCCGGCCACCATCCGGGAGTACGGCCGGGCCCGCCTCAGCCACCTCGACAGCACCAATCCGCTGATGCGGGAACTGACCGGCGGCTCCCAGGTCTGGATGTCGCACGGCGACACAATTAAGTCCCTACCCGCGGGCTTCGAAATCATTGCCAGCACCCCGGAAGTGGACGTGGCCGCTTACCACGTGCAAGGCCAGCCGACCTACGGCATCCAGTTTCACCCCGAGGTGACGCACTCCACCGAGGGCAAGCTGCTGATGCGCAACTTCGTGGTCGACATCTGCGGCTGCGACCAAAGCTGGACGCCCGAGCACTTCGTGGATAGCATGGTGCTGGCGTTGCAAAATACCATTGGCCCCGACGACAAGGTGATTCTGGGCCTTTCGGGCGGCGTCGATTCCTCGGTGGCGGCCCTGCTGCTGCACCGGGCCATTGGGCCGCGGCTGCACGGCATTTTCGTCAATAACGGGCTGCTGCGCAAGGACGAGTTTGAGAGCGTACTGCACTCCTATAAGGACCTGGGCCTGAACGTGCGCGGGGTGGATGCCTCCGCGGAGTTTTACGCCGCTTTGGCCGGTATCAGTGACCCGGAGGGCAAGCGCAAGGCCATTGGCCGCACTTTCGTGGAAATATTCGACCAGGAAGCTCAGAAAGTAGAGGGTGCCCGGTGGCTGGCCCAGGGCACGATTTATCCGGACGTCATTGAGTCGGTGTCGGTGAAAGGGCCGGCCGTGACCATCAAGAGCCACCACAACGTGGGCGGTTTGCCGGAGAAGATGAACCTGAAAATCGTGGAGCCGTTGCGGGCCTTGTTCAAGGACGAGGTGCGGCAGGTGGGCGACGCGCTGGAGCTGCCCCACAACATTCTGCACCGTCACCCCTTCCCCGGCCCCGGCCTGGGCATCCGAATTTTGGGCGACGTGACCCCGCACAAAGTGGACTTGCTGCAGCGGGCCGACGCTATTTTCATCGACGGCCTGCGCGAGTTTGGCCTCTACGAGCAGGTGTGGCAGGCCGGCGTGATGCTGCTGCCGATTCAGAGCGTGGGCGTGATGGGCGACGAGCGGACCTACGAGCAGGTAGTAGCCCTGCGCGCCGTAACCAGCGTGGACGGTATGACGGCCGACTGGGCCCACCTCCCCTACGACTTCCTGGCCCACGTGTCGAACAAAATCATCAACCAGGTGCGCGGCATCAACCGCGTGGTGTACGACATCAGCTCCAAACCCCCAGCGACGATTGAGTGGGAATAG
- a CDS encoding carboxypeptidase-like regulatory domain-containing protein — translation MSHTLRVFGLFCLLGPAVTALAQTTNSNASLIAAQVEKQAAPRPVPAAEATPEAPVTTEEEPAATPAADSAAPAVEMATLTGRVLDENQKPLAGVVVFIKDAAAFASTDAKGEYRLEAPTGVHTLTFSYAGYEDQQLKASNFLPASVQLLPAANRKKLEKSSRH, via the coding sequence ATGTCCCACACTCTCCGCGTATTTGGGCTTTTCTGCCTGCTCGGGCCCGCCGTTACGGCCCTGGCCCAGACGACGAATTCCAACGCCTCGCTGATTGCGGCCCAGGTAGAAAAGCAGGCTGCCCCGCGCCCCGTGCCCGCCGCCGAAGCCACCCCGGAAGCTCCCGTCACAACCGAGGAGGAGCCGGCCGCTACTCCCGCCGCCGACAGCGCCGCTCCGGCAGTTGAAATGGCTACGCTCACGGGCCGGGTTCTGGACGAGAACCAGAAGCCCCTGGCCGGCGTGGTCGTCTTTATCAAGGATGCCGCGGCCTTTGCCAGCACCGACGCCAAGGGCGAATACCGCCTCGAAGCCCCCACGGGGGTACACACGCTCACCTTCAGTTACGCTGGCTACGAAGATCAGCAGCTGAAAGCCAGCAACTTCTTGCCCGCCAGCGTGCAGCTGCTCCCGGCTGCCAACCGCAAGAAGCTGGAAAAAAGCAGCCGCCACTAG
- a CDS encoding carboxypeptidase-like regulatory domain-containing protein, protein MKYLIRTVGSLACVVFPLVVAAQSAPKAAPAQAKSGAEQVAAVAPAPSTAEVVKKSAAPAKNAVKTLTGYVLNEEGKPLAGATVISEKGEVITTNADGQFMIQSTAATPVLRASYAGYQEMQLPINTLHPTTFRLDPIENYQKQLKKQSKAANKAWKN, encoded by the coding sequence ATGAAATACCTGATCCGTACTGTTGGCAGCCTTGCCTGCGTTGTTTTTCCCCTGGTCGTAGCCGCTCAATCGGCACCCAAAGCCGCGCCCGCCCAAGCCAAGTCGGGGGCCGAGCAAGTAGCCGCCGTAGCCCCGGCCCCGAGCACTGCGGAAGTAGTGAAAAAGTCTGCTGCTCCCGCTAAAAACGCCGTTAAAACCCTCACGGGCTACGTACTCAACGAAGAAGGCAAGCCGCTGGCCGGCGCCACGGTCATTTCCGAGAAGGGCGAAGTCATTACTACCAACGCCGACGGACAGTTCATGATTCAGTCGACGGCGGCCACGCCGGTGCTGCGGGCCAGCTACGCGGGTTACCAGGAAATGCAGCTTCCCATCAATACGCTGCACCCCACAACCTTCCGCCTCGACCCGATTGAGAATTACCAGAAGCAGCTCAAGAAGCAAAGCAAGGCCGCCAACAAGGCCTGGAAGAACTAA
- the fsa gene encoding fructose-6-phosphate aldolase, translating to MKFFIDTANLKDIQDAVDLGVLDGVTTNPSLMAKEGIKGTDNVMAHYKQICEIVDGDVSAEVIAVDFAEMVREGEMLADLHPNIVVKVPMTRDGVKAIKYFSEKGIKTNCTLIFSAGQALLAAKAGATYVSPFVGRLDDIGHDGLLLVQQIVDIFSNYGYPTQVLAASVRHVPHLIQCAELGADVVTCPLNVITGLLKHPLTDNGLATFLADHKRVNS from the coding sequence ATGAAATTCTTCATCGACACCGCCAACCTCAAGGATATTCAAGATGCCGTGGACCTCGGCGTACTCGACGGCGTGACCACCAATCCGTCGTTGATGGCCAAAGAAGGCATCAAGGGCACCGACAACGTTATGGCTCACTACAAGCAGATCTGCGAAATCGTGGATGGCGACGTATCGGCCGAGGTCATTGCCGTAGACTTCGCAGAAATGGTGCGGGAAGGGGAGATGCTGGCCGATTTGCACCCCAACATCGTGGTGAAGGTGCCCATGACCCGCGACGGGGTGAAGGCCATCAAGTACTTCTCCGAAAAAGGCATCAAAACCAACTGCACCCTGATTTTCTCGGCTGGGCAGGCCCTGCTGGCTGCTAAAGCCGGCGCCACGTACGTGTCGCCCTTCGTGGGCCGCCTCGACGACATCGGGCACGACGGCCTGCTGCTGGTGCAGCAAATCGTGGATATCTTCAGCAACTACGGCTACCCCACCCAGGTGCTGGCCGCCTCGGTGCGCCACGTGCCCCACCTGATTCAGTGCGCTGAGCTGGGCGCCGACGTGGTGACCTGCCCCTTGAACGTCATCACCGGCCTGCTCAAGCACCCGCTCACCGACAACGGCCTAGCCACCTTCCTAGCCGACCACAAGCGGGTCAATTCCTAA
- a CDS encoding fructose-6-phosphate aldolase, with translation MYIIKVKGKAKIPDYIQLRDENFVLIAYFRADRPLKDLHRYGLEGKEEALAAVIEGLSFGKLQKLELA, from the coding sequence ATGTACATCATCAAAGTAAAGGGCAAGGCCAAGATTCCGGATTATATTCAGTTGCGCGACGAGAACTTCGTGCTCATTGCCTATTTCCGGGCCGACCGGCCGCTGAAGGATTTGCACCGCTACGGGCTGGAAGGCAAGGAAGAGGCGCTGGCCGCCGTGATTGAGGGCCTCTCGTTCGGTAAGCTGCAGAAGCTGGAGCTGGCCTAA